The window aaagggagggatgggaagggaaaagaagggaaggtgaggataaggagtaggagggaagataagggaaagaaaggaaagtcgggggagggttgggaagggaaaagaagggaaggtgaggataaggaggaggagggaagataagggaaagaaaaggaaagtccgggaatgaaagggaaaaaaagggaagggaaggagagggtaattTGTTCTTTTGTTTCGTGATTGTCTGGCAAGGCTTCAGCAAcatgaatatggaaaaaaaattcaTGAGAACCTTTGTGgacttttggctctcacaacagcTATTTCCATGAGGCCACCAAGGAGAGTAGTCGGGTTGTCATAAGTGCTATTGACGTTCATAGTgctgaagccttgtcaaactatcactaggctcttaaCACTGCCCGTGGAAATAATAACACTACCCCTACGAAAGCTCTCTGGATGTGCGAGCCcagaagtgtttgagaatatgggccttaggGAGGGTCGAGGCCTCAATCGTTGCACGTATGTCACTGAAACGAGCTTAGGGTGGTGGCGGAGTGGGCGGGCTAGCGTAATGCTGGGCGACGCTGTGTGGGGGAGGACAGGTTGTAAGGTGGGTTgatgacacacacaaacactggtgCAGCCTTCCTCTCCTTGGCTGCGAAGATACACTGCACTTACCGTCTGTGTGGCACTCGTGAGGCTTTGTTTTCAAGGAAGTGGtgcgtttagtgtgtgtgtgtgtgtgtgtgtgtgtcccctcgcCTAGGTGTTCACAGGTAAAACCGCATTACACGCCACacgacacacaacacaacacacaattcCCTCGGCGTTGTGCTGCGCTGTGCTGTGTTTCGCAATGTtagtctccccctcccccccccttgtggagagagagagagagagaagagagagaagagagagagagagcacacataaGCCGGCGTGGGTGAACTTTcattgtatatacttttttttttttactcctttctaaTGGTGATGTTATTGCTGGTGTtcgtggtaatggtgatggtggtggtaatgatgttggtggtagtggttgtggtggtggtggggggtgggggtgatggtggttgtggtattattattgcaatggtggtggtgctgttagtGATgaaggaactactactactactactactactgcctctactactactactactactattactactaccgtcACCACGACAACGACAACTGCAAAACTACAAGCCACTTCCCACACCAACAAAAATCGGgtgcatttttcttccttttttttatttttttttcccctttttttccccctttctgttgctggttaggaagggaagggaagggaaaggtaggaaagataaggaaagtgaagggaagggtagaaaaggaaatggaagggaatgaaagggaagggaaatgaagggaagataaggtaaggtgagggaaggaaagggatgggtagggaaaggaagagaaggcaaggaaagggaaaggaaggggaaggaaaatgaaaggaagtaaaaggaaaggaagaggaagtgaatatAAGAGATTATAAAGCAagtgaagggatgtgaaggggagagaagagaatggaatggagtggaaggagaggagagataagagaaagtaggatagggtagggaattgaaggggaggaatggcgaggaaagagaagggaaaggaaggcaagggaaaggaagggaaggaaagggtagagaacggaaggggagggaagggaacgtcAAATAGAAAGAGGATTAAATTATTTCTGGTCAGGTCAACAGTAGCGTTcacaacatataaaaaaaaagtagcggctaggaaaaaaaaaagtcttgtgtATATTAGTGAATGTTGGTGAAGGATTAGTGACTGGAATATGTTCTGTTAAAAGATGATAGACTTGATGTTTTTGTGATTATGtggtattagaagtagtagtagtagtagtagtggtagcagtagtagtagtaataatagtagtggtagtagtagtagtggtagtggtagcagtagtagtagtaataatagtagtggtagtagtagtagtagtagtggtagtagtagtagtagtagtaacagtagtagtactAACAAAGAATATAAACGCGTTGGTCGGTGACGCGTGCCCTGGAAACCCTTTTTTGCTTTAATTAGGAAAATGAGCGAGTGTTACTTTTAGTGTTATTATATTATTGATGTCATGTTGTTATTGACGTCGTTATTATTGCTGTTTTATTTCACTgcgattttgttttttcttcattttattgttattttttgtaccGTGATGTtgtagcaataacaataacaaaatcaactactattactactactactgctaccactactactactactactactactactactactactaccaccaccactatcatgacCACCACCACGAGCTGCACCTCaatacctcttttccttctccccatccttccccctccctcccaccctcatcCACCTCTCTGATAAATATGTGCAATATGTGAAATTAAATAAAAGGTGCGTAAGTTAGAGGAAAGCAGAGAaacggttgaaaaaaaaaagttcataatGCGTAGAAGTAAAAGGAGCAAAATAGAACATGCACTACCGTATTTTGGAaaggattattattatgatgatgatgatgatggtgaagatgatgatggtaatgatggtgatgatgatagtgatgatggtggtggtgctgctgctgctgatgatgacgatgatggtgaagatgatgattatgatgctgataatgatggtgatgatgctgataatgatggtggtgatgatgatggtgatgatgatgatgataatgatgatgatgatgatgatggtgatgaaaatatccttccctaaaaagaaaaaaaaatccagatcCTTCTCACAATAGAAACACcccaaaaaacaggaaaacaaacacgcctcgacacacacacacacacacatcgcaacAAAACAACGCCGTCGCCTGTGTGAGAAGCTTCGGCACATGTTTGCTTCCTGTTTGTTTCCTGTTTGCTCCCTGTTTGCCCCGCGTCTGGCCCGTGTGGCCCTGCCTTTGTgacctccgccccgccccgccgaggTCAATGGAGGTCACTCTCTCAGGGACCAATTAAAAGCTGCCTTGCCGCCCCGGTGACCCTCTATGGCGGCGCGAGGcaaagggggaggatgaggaggaggagtggtggtatTGCAGCAAGAGGATGAATATTTGGGGAAGAGAAAAACGTGAAGCAGGAAtgtaagacagagagaaaaggaggaggaagaaatgaaaaatgtggagatggaagagtaggagagatattacagcgcagaaagaagatgaggaagagtggaaggcacagaggggcggggcaggaggaggagccgAGGTAATATTGgtggcataggaggaggaggaggaggaggaggaggaggagaaggaagaaaatgaaaccaggaaacatggaagagcaggtagCAGAAAGACTTGGCTCATTACCAGGGTGACTGCTTTAGTGATTGAGCAGTTCGTCAGCCACTCATACATACCTGCGGGTGCGtccagttcactcctgacgcagcaaagtgatGGTCAGTGCGATTCTTGAAGTTGATCGTTTCTGCACTAATTATtgctgcaggaaggctgttcaagTGGCGGACGAGAAATAAATGATGTCCGTACTGCATTGCCTTGCCTGGAATATCACCTGACCGTTGTTTCATGTTCTCGGGTTTTGTTGTTTTTAGCGCAGAAAGCTTGGAATGAGTAGTGACCGACATTATGGAACTCGTTCAggtaggaggagatgaaggaggaggaggaggaggaggaggatgaggaggaggatgaggggttggaggaggaggaggaggggttggaggaagaggaggaggaggagaaggggtggaagaggaggtggaggtgatggaggaaaaggaagaggagttgaagagggaggaggaggaggaggggtggaagaggagatgaagatggagaagaaaaaagaagagttggaggaggaaacgaagttggagatagagaaggaggacaTGAGAAAGAGGAGTTGAATGGTTACGAAAAATGGTGCCGGCCGATATATACTTTTTCACTTATCATTtacattattctttccttctttcttcggtAGGTTAAGTTTCAAGAATGAAGAATTATTCCACAAATGtcaggtatatattttttttcatttcaaccATTCATTTGCAAAAATCGGACTGGACAGCAGGGAGGGGAGGTTACAAATAGACGTCGTCATAATTTTCCCCTATACGCCTCGTGACTGAACGTGCACTCGACTTTTCTCCCTGTGCAAACTTGATTCATGGTCAAAATTTCGAATCAAACACAACTTGACTCGATGTCGCTGCCATTCTTGGTGTAGGGAATGTGAGTCGGTTTTCTTGGTGTTGGAAATATAATGACTGGTACCCTCCGTGTTCGTGTAGTCAACGTGCTCtccgcgggttcgaatccctacaGGAATTGTGGCAGAACAGATTTTTACGTGTAAGAGACGTGCTGTATCTCTATAGGAAATGTGTTACTGCTCTAAAAAGCTGCTTAAGTTGTGGGAGATGTGACGTAGCAGATGCGTCGTGGGCCACACTTCTCTGCTCTCTCTTGGCGGGCTGTTTTGTGCTCATATGTTTTTGCCTTTGACTCAAGTCAATTTGAATCAGCATAGTTCCAACTGACTGAGTCAACATTTAAAAGGCAGTACCAAGGCAGGTTTTCACGTGTATGAACGTATACGCTGTCGCTGAATTAGCAGCGTTGCTGTGGCTGAGGCAGGGTAGGTGTAGGAGTCAGCAACGAATATGGGTGCATGAAATTAATGTTAAAAGACCTGAATTTGGGAGCTTTGTACATCTGTTCCCAGATTTGGTTATTAATCCAGAGaaatttttgtacttttttaGGATGACTAAAAACAATTTAAAGTATTGGTGAAGTTGACTGGATCCTCCATAAGAAAGCAGAGCACCGATTACCGACGTGCAGTTATGTAATTTCAAACGTAGACCATACACCGTACAGTTGCCAAATGAGAATATCCAGCCATATCCATAACGTTTTGTGTCGTCATTTGTTTAAAAAAGATGCAGCGTAATGTTGTCTAGTATATCGTAGGGTGCGGCAATTCCTTCTGTGGTTCAGGAGCCTATAATAGTTCTACTGTGGTAAGTGAATAAAAACTGTTAGCTCACCTTTGCATTTCATTTCAGTAGCAATATCCCTCCATTAAGCAGCTATGGCATCCCGATTTCGGTGCATAGGATCACTGGGATCATATATCGCACGTCGTTCTCGTATTAAATCCCCTAGCGTGGTGCTTTCTCTTCGGGTGACTCGCCTTGACTGGTTAAAAAAAAAGGTCCAAACCAATCAGTGACTCTGAATCGTTATGACTTGAGTTGACTTGATTCGCTTGATGTAGACGGTTACATTGAAATTAGTGTGGCGAATTAAGACGAATCATGAATCGTGTTGATTCTTCATGAATGGAATCGATTCAATTCGCTTGGTGTAAATGCagccttgctgtaaaaaaaacaggaTAGCGCGCCGCACTCCTTTTAATAGAACGTGAAGGGATGTGTTGCGGGGCGCTTTTGAACGTAATTTAAACCCTTGATGTGTTTTGCTCATTCACTGTTTTCATCTTTATTATCACCGTTATTATTGAATCCATTGTCTTCTCTTtgtcgtgtttgttttctttactattttttttttttttgtattttttttttccatcgtgTCCAATTCATTTTTTTCCGGTCTTatgtatttgttttgtattttttgtaattttttttgcaTTTGTCATTATTTgcatttttccttccatattttttccatcttttcctgtcacaatttttgcattttttccttccatatttttttttgcttttttcctgtcatgtttttctttgcatttttttcctgtcatgttctcttttccatttttcctctcatattttttgcattttttcccttcttatttcttttcattttttcctgtcaccttttttttttaactttttctcatatttttttggcattatttccttccatttttttccattttttcccgtCATATTTTTTTCGCATTTTCCTGTCgcatcttttttcattatttccttccatttttagcattttttcttgtttttattttccatttttttccttccatatttttttccattttttcctgtcacgttttttttctcattttttcctgtcatactttttttcattttttcctttatatttatttccaatatttcctttcatattttttcatttttttcctgttctatatttttttctgtattctttccttccattcggcTCCTCCCTgtgatcttcctttcttttgttgttgttttttctttttttgttgtttttttccttaattgtcagttttcttcttattttcctcttctgattccttttattttctttcctttgttaacttcctttactctctttctctatttttatcctgattttctttttcctatgcttctctctctctctctctctctctctctctctctctctctctctctctctctctctctctctctctctctctctctctctctctctctctctctctctctctctctctctctctctctctctctctctctctctctcttctttcctttgtcgagagagagagagaagagagagagagagagagagagagagagagagagagagagagagagagagagagagagagagagagagaaggaaggggagacgaatcaataaaaagaggaggaaaggaaggtggtaaagttgagggaggaaagagggagagagagaagtaaaagagggaaggagtaaaaggaaagggaatggagaggagggaagggtggagggaggaaagggagagggagaaggaaagaaaaataggagagtgtgaggaagagatggagggatgaggggaaggggagcaagggagaggagggaaagttggtaatggagggaaggagagaaggaaggaggcgtgataagaggatgaggaggtggagggagggggaggtggaggaagcggagggaatagtatcctcctcttccctccttcctcccttcctcctttcctcccttgcttcctccctccctccctccttccctcctttcttccttccctctttcccttccttctttttctcgtccggagagagaagataaggagatgtgagtgacatggaggaggaggaggagcaggaggaggaggaggaggaggaggaggaggaggaggaggaagaaaaaaagatacatcaacaacaacaacaaaaacaacaaaactcaGTACCTCACAGCTTCTCTCATTtcaattgaacacacacacacacacacacacacacacacacacacacacacacacacacacacacacacacacactcatcccctccccccaaaaaagaaaaaaaagatagtgttCACAAAACGAagtaatacaaaacaaaacaaaacaatcttgAGAggtaacatgacatttttttcttatctttcttttgacagtaaaaacaaaacaaaaaaggaaaaagcaggaaaaataagacaaaagagGAGAGCACATTGAAAGGATGAATAAACGACATAGcctgaatgagtgagtgactggATGAATTACTGAAAGAATGAATGCAAAGAAATATGAAAcaggggaggaatggggggaggGACGGATtggtgggagaaggaaggaagggaggaaggaacgaatgaacgaaggaaggaaggaaggaaggaaggaaggaaggaaggaaggaaggaaggaagggaggaaggaacgaatgaacgaaggaaggaaggaaggaaggaaggaaggagggaaagaagggaggaaggaaggaaggaaggaagggaggaaagaaggaaggaaggaaggaaagaaggaagaaaggaaggaaggaaggaaggtaggaagaaaggaaggaaggagggaaagaagggaggaaggaaggaacgaaggaacgaaggaaggaaggaagggaggaaagaatgaacgaaggaaggaaggaaggaaggaaggaaggaatggtagaaaaggtaaataaataaatatgaataaattgGTTAATCAAAATGAATAGGTGAATCAAAGAATGCGTAAGTATATATAggcgagaaggaaagagaggaggtataGATAGgtaggagtaggaaggagggaaggaaggaaggaaggaaggaaggaagggtgggatgaacgaagggaggaaggaataggagaaggaatcaATGGAAAACAGTATATTGGTCAGGAAGAGTGAATCAGGAAGTGAAAGGATGGATAAgaatatagaggaaggaaggaacgagggaggaaCGGATAGGAACGAGAATGAGTGActgaaggaatgggagaagagataaataaataataatttgaATAGATAAGGTTATGAGCcaggataaataaatgaaagtgcATAAGAATATAAAACAAGGACTGAATGATGGAAGGAGCGGATAGgtaggagaatgaatgaaggaaggaatgggagaagagatgaaTGGATAAGAATATGAATAGATAAGTCAAAAAGATCTTCAAGTaatcggcaacaacaacaacaacaaggcggtggctgagtggttagcgtgctgggctcacattcaccacaccatggacaacgtcggttcgaatccccacgctacctgggatttttcagtcaccgccgagtagcctaagcctacccacatgctgtccaggagaccacccatcaacccgaactctagaagaaaccatccaatgaatcaagaatgagttccgggaggcagcatgagccaagcataactggtgccactataaaaattgcctgcgccatgacgggcttgggccgaccatctggcccctgaagaaagcctactggcgttataggcggagatgtaaaaaaaaaaagaatacctcTGCAGACTTCTCTAGACCTATAAATATCTTCATTACCGTATAGGCTTAGCGGTGAGGCAGGGTCTGAAAGGGTAAGAAAGTAGGCCTGCAATCATTCCTCTGGTGTTTATTCGtgtcttcttgtattttttttctacagcaagggaggcagctcaagggcaagaaacaaaaacaggaacaagaaagcCATCCAGACGCCGCTCCAACAAAAGACGACAGAATGAgaggccggaagagaggtcaatttcgggtggagaagtgtcctgatactccAGTCCAGTTGTGGTTCATGAAGCTGGTTAGGTTATATACGTCTTCCCCCATATTAGTTAAGTTCCCTATCGATAATTTTGACAAGATGAAGAATGAGACATATACGGATACATTACAACATCAATATCAGTCTGAGTAAGTTTACGCTCTAGTACGGGCTGTTTACGAGTACAACCCTGTCGCTGGTGCTCTCGAAGGACtcatacaggctgttctcgaccaccgcCCTCCCGCCGGTGTTCTCGAAGGACtcatacaggctgttctcgaccaccgcCCTCCCGCCGGTGTTCTCGAAGGACTCGTACAGGCTGTTTTCGACCACCGCCCTCCCGCCGGTGTTCTCGAAGGACtcatacaggctgttctcgaccaccgcCCTCCCGCCGGTGTTCTCGAAGGACtcatacaggctgttctcgaccaccgcCCTCCCGCCGGTGTTCTCGAAGGACTCGTACAGGCTGTTTTCGACCACCGCCCTCCCGCCGGTGTTCTCGAAggactcgtacaggctgttctcgaccaccgcCCTCCCGCCGGTGTTCTCGAAGGACTCGTACAGGCTGTTTTCGACCACCACCCTCCCGCCGGTGTTCTCGAAggactcgtacaggctgttctcgcaGACCGCCCTCCTGCCGGTGTTCTCGAAGGATTCGTACTGGCTATTCTCGACCACCGCCCTCCCGCCGGTGTTCTCGAAGGACCCGTACAGACTGTTCTCGAAGACCGCCCTCCCGCCGGTGTTCTCGAAggactcgtacaggctgttctcgaccgcCAAGCTCTCGCTGGGGGGCGGGGCGCCTTCGAATCGCCTTCTTACATCTGGGGGTGTAAATGCCGTCACTATTGttgcttctgctgctactactgtactacaactacaactaccaccagtaCTACtgctatgctactactactactactactactactactactgctactactactactactgctactactactactgctactactactactactactactctctctctctctctctctctctctctctctctctctctctctctctctctctctctctctctctctctctctctctctctctctctctctctctctctctctctctctctctctctctctctctctctctctctctctctctctctctctctctctctcttcccttcccttcccttccggtcCCTCCCTTTCGTTACCATCGCTGCGTCAacacaatgagaaaaaaaaatatatatatatatatatatatatatatatatatatatatatatatatatatatatatatatatatatatatacagagagagagagagagagagcgtgtttgtttgtgtaattcACCACAACCTCATCACGTTCTggactcgcgatcgccagccCTTGCCCTCTCGGGTCTCTGGGGCTCGTCAGCCGTTGTCTGGTTGCTGCCGGAACCCTACCCCTCCCTTCGCCCCTTGGCCAGGAGGGGGCAGTAACCGCTCCTCGTCAACGGAAAAATCCCTCGCCCTGAGCGGGGTCCATTAGAGGTTCAACAAATGTTCAGAGACTTAGTCCACTGAACCACGGGagcgatgatgtgtgtgtgtgtgtgtgtgtgtgtgtgtgtgtgtgtgtgtgtgtgtggtttgtgtgtatgtgtggtttgtgtgtatgtgtgtcactAACCTTCTGTCGTAGTTTCGTTTTGCTGTCGACCACGcttcacgatcaccaccaccaccatcaccagcatcaccaccaccacgccaacgTTTCCACCTATGACCACAGTGGAGGTGGTTGTCGTGGTGggcgtcgtcgtcatcgtcgtcggGGCGGGAGGCTCTGTACAGTTGTAATCCCGCACCTTCCCGGAAGGTTTACGTCCAGCTCTGCAGTGTGGCAATGTTTCGTTCCATCTCCAAGCTGAGGGCCCATGAGCCACAACCTGAAGAGTCTGGACGGCAGGGAAGTGGACTGATCTGATGCACTCAAGAGCACACTTACCAGTAAATAACTGAAATTTAAGTTCATTAACATCACTGTTGTTGCCGTTTTTCCGAGCAGTTACCAAcgcccacaacccccaccactcTGCGTCATGAGAGAAGCAAGTGTTGTCCAGTGTGAACCAGGCGTCGTGCCGCCAgccatcgcccgccgccacgaCCCTGACGCCCTTGAAGCCGGGATAAGCGTGCACATACAAGTATGCTTGTTGGTAGTCCCCCACAACTTGCACGGTGGTAATGTTCACCCATTCCTCAGCCCCAAGATGAGAGTATTGGCGGGGCAGCGCTTGTCCAGGGCGGGCTGAGGAAGCCCCAGGCGCAGGCAATAGTGACGTAA is drawn from Eriocheir sinensis breed Jianghai 21 chromosome 11, ASM2467909v1, whole genome shotgun sequence and contains these coding sequences:
- the LOC126997170 gene encoding uncharacterized protein LOC126997170 → MTTTPTTTTTSTVVIGGNVGVVVVMLVMVVVVIVKRGRQQNETTTEDVRRRFEGAPPPSESLAVENSLYESFENTGGRAVFENSLYGSFENTGGRAVVENSQYESFENTGRRAVCENSLYESFENTGGRVVVENSLYESFENTGGRAVVENSLYESFENTGGRAVVENSLYESFENTGGRAVVENSLYESFENTGGRAVVENSLYESFENTGGRAVVENSLYESFENTGGRAVVENSLYESFENTGGRAVVENSLYESFESTSDRVVLVNSPY